From Vidua chalybeata isolate OUT-0048 chromosome 25, bVidCha1 merged haplotype, whole genome shotgun sequence, one genomic window encodes:
- the SCMH1 gene encoding polycomb protein SCMH1 isoform X7: MRKPGPQKAIDWKDGKKHKYSRPSESPSQYQGHFTWEKYLKETCAIPAPAHCFKQSYTPPANEFKISMKLEAQDPRNTTSTCIATVVGLTGARLRLRLDGSDNKNDFWRLVDSAEIQPIGNCEKNGGMLQPPLGFRLNASSWPMFLLKTLNGAEMAPVRIFHKEPPSPSQNFFKTGMKLEAVDRKNPHFICPATIGERKPRTLLNPAPTSPTTSTPEPDTSTVPQDAATIPSSAMQAPTVCIYLNKNGSTGPHLDKKKVQQLPDHFGPARASVVLQQAVQACIDCAYHQKTVFSFLKQGHGGEVISAVFDREQHTLNLPAVNSITYVLRFLEKLCHNLRSDNLFGNQPFTQNSHMQRSHEYDHDRYLPDRSSSLDGSLQGPGRGTKRFSQDPPPYSAPLSPKLPKNDRHPLEGETFVLGDGLPGPLEPRLDPMDSALNSVNSSSHSRSSRDFRLPGYRHLQQPSSLSQGSTSALRRPSSGGSDRYLGSRDTSQLSSRDPSSWTVEEVMQFIRESDPQLGPHADLFRKHEIDGKALLLLRSDMMMKYMGLKLGPALKLTYHIDKLKQGKF, from the exons CCATAGACTGGAAAGATGGTAAAAAGCACAAGTACAGCCGCCCGTCAGAGTCTCCCTCCCAGTACCAAG GTCACTTCACCTGGGAGAAGTACCTGAAAGAGACATGtgccatcccagctcctgcccattGTTTCAAGCAG TCTTACACTCCACCTGCAAACGAGTTCAAGATCAGTATGAAGCTGGAGGCCCAGGACCCCCGGAACACCACGTCCACGTGCATCGCCACCGTGGTGGGGCTGACGGGCGCCCGGCTCCGCCTGCGCCTCGACGGCAGCGACAACAAGAACGACTTCTGGAGGCTGGTGGACTCTGCTGAGATCCAGCCCATTGGGAACTGTGAGAAGAATggagggatgctgcagcctccACTGG GCTTCCGGCTGAATGCCTCCTCCTGGCCCATGTTCCTTCTGAAGACTCTGAATGGAGCAGAGATGGCTCCTGTCCGGATTTTTCACAAG GAACCACCATCTCCTTCCCAAAACTTCTTCAAGACAGGTATGAAGCTGGAAGCAGTGGACAGGAAGAACCCTCACTTCATCTGCCCGGCCACCATTGGGGAG AGGAAACCTAGGACATTGCTGAACCCAGCACCCACCTCTCCAACAACCAGTACCCCAGAGCCAGACACAAGCACTGTGCCCCAGGACGCTGCTAcaatccccagctctgccatgcAGGCTCCCACAG TTTGCATTTACTTGAACAAGAACGGCAGCACTGGGCCCCACCTAGACAAGAAGAaagttcagcagctgccagaccATTTTGGACCAGCTCGAGCTTCTGTTGTCCTGCAGCAAGCAGTACAGGCCTGCATTGATTGTGCTTATCATCAGAAAACAGTCTTCTCCTTCTTAAAACAAGGCCACGGGGGAGAGGTCATCTCAG CTGTGTTTGATCGGGAACAGCACACTCTGAACCTGCCAGCAGTAAACAGTATCACCTACGTCCTCCGcttcctggagaagctgtgccACAATCTGCGCAGTGACAACCTCTTTGGGAACCAGCCTTTCACTCAGAACAGCCACATGCAGCGCTCACACGAGTACGACCACGACAGGTATCTACCAG ACAGAAGCAGTTCGTTAGACGGCTCTCTGCAGGGACCAGGCCGGGGTACAAAGCGCTTTTCCCAAGATCCCCCTCCATACAGTGCTCCTCTCTCCCCCAAGTTACCAAAGAATGACCGTCACCCTTTGGAAG GTGAAACCTTTGTCCTGGGAGATGGCCTCCCAGGGCCCTTAGAGCCTCGCCTGGACCCCATGGACTCTGCCTTGAACTCTGTCAATTCatccagccacagcaggagctcCAGAGACTTTCGCCTGCCAGGATACAggcacctgcagcagccctctagcctcagccagggcagcacctCTGCCCTGCGCAGGCCTAGCTCTGGGG GGTCCGACAGGTACCTCGGCTCCCGGGACacctcccagctcagcagccGTGACCCCTCGTCCTGGACGGTGGAGGAGGTGATGCAGTTCATCCGTGAGTCAGACCCACAGCTGGGCCCCCACGCTGACCTCTTCCGAAAACAC GAGATCGACGGGAAAGCCCTGCTCTTGCTGCGGAGCGACATGATGATGAAGTACATGGGGCTGAAGCTGGGGCCAGCCCTGAAGCTCACTTACCACATCGACAAGCTAAAGCAAGGCAAGTTCTGA
- the SCMH1 gene encoding polycomb protein SCMH1 isoform X2 gives MRKPGPQKAIDWKDGKKHKYSRPSESPSQYQGHFTWEKYLKETCAIPAPAHCFKQSYTPPANEFKISMKLEAQDPRNTTSTCIATVVGLTGARLRLRLDGSDNKNDFWRLVDSAEIQPIGNCEKNGGMLQPPLGFRLNASSWPMFLLKTLNGAEMAPVRIFHKTGMKLEAVDRKNPHFICPATIGEVRGSEVLITFDGWRGAFDYWCRYDSRDIFPVGWCSLTGDNLQPPGTKVVIPKSPLPASEVNSEKPSMHSSTKTVLGHQQGQRRRKTGKKRGRTTKALIHHPMPTPSKSVEPLKFPRKRGPKPGSKRKPRTLLNPAPTSPTTSTPEPDTSTVPQDAATIPSSAMQAPTVCIYLNKNGSTGPHLDKKKVQQLPDHFGPARASVVLQQAVQACIDCAYHQKTVFSFLKQGHGGEVISAVFDREQHTLNLPAVNSITYVLRFLEKLCHNLRSDNLFGNQPFTQNSHMQRSHEYDHDRYLPDRSSSLDGSLQGPGRGTKRFSQDPPPYSAPLSPKLPKNDRHPLEGETFVLGDGLPGPLEPRLDPMDSALNSVNSSSHSRSSRDFRLPGYRHLQQPSSLSQGSTSALRRPSSGGSDRYLGSRDTSQLSSRDPSSWTVEEVMQFIRESDPQLGPHADLFRKHEIDGKALLLLRSDMMMKYMGLKLGPALKLTYHIDKLKQGKF, from the exons CCATAGACTGGAAAGATGGTAAAAAGCACAAGTACAGCCGCCCGTCAGAGTCTCCCTCCCAGTACCAAG GTCACTTCACCTGGGAGAAGTACCTGAAAGAGACATGtgccatcccagctcctgcccattGTTTCAAGCAG TCTTACACTCCACCTGCAAACGAGTTCAAGATCAGTATGAAGCTGGAGGCCCAGGACCCCCGGAACACCACGTCCACGTGCATCGCCACCGTGGTGGGGCTGACGGGCGCCCGGCTCCGCCTGCGCCTCGACGGCAGCGACAACAAGAACGACTTCTGGAGGCTGGTGGACTCTGCTGAGATCCAGCCCATTGGGAACTGTGAGAAGAATggagggatgctgcagcctccACTGG GCTTCCGGCTGAATGCCTCCTCCTGGCCCATGTTCCTTCTGAAGACTCTGAATGGAGCAGAGATGGCTCCTGTCCGGATTTTTCACAAG ACAGGTATGAAGCTGGAAGCAGTGGACAGGAAGAACCCTCACTTCATCTGCCCGGCCACCATTGGGGAGGTGAGAGGTTCTGAGGTCCTCATAACATTTGATGGCTGGAGAGGTGCCTTCGATTACTGGTGCCGATATGATTCCCGGGACATCTTTCCCGTAGGCTGGTGTTCGCTGACTGGAGATAATCTGCAGCCCCCTGGTACAAAAG ttgtgaTTCCAAAGAGCCCTTTACCTGCCTCCGAAGTAAACTCGGAGAAACCTAGCATGCACAGTAGCACAAAGACTGTTTTGGGGCATCAACAAGGGCAAAGGCGTCGCAAAACAGGGAAGAAGCGTGGTCGAACGACCAAAGCGCTAATCCACCACCCCATGCCTACACCCTCCAAGTCAGTGGAGCCTTTGAAATTCCCCAGAAAGAGAGGCCCCAAGCCTGGCAGTAAG AGGAAACCTAGGACATTGCTGAACCCAGCACCCACCTCTCCAACAACCAGTACCCCAGAGCCAGACACAAGCACTGTGCCCCAGGACGCTGCTAcaatccccagctctgccatgcAGGCTCCCACAG TTTGCATTTACTTGAACAAGAACGGCAGCACTGGGCCCCACCTAGACAAGAAGAaagttcagcagctgccagaccATTTTGGACCAGCTCGAGCTTCTGTTGTCCTGCAGCAAGCAGTACAGGCCTGCATTGATTGTGCTTATCATCAGAAAACAGTCTTCTCCTTCTTAAAACAAGGCCACGGGGGAGAGGTCATCTCAG CTGTGTTTGATCGGGAACAGCACACTCTGAACCTGCCAGCAGTAAACAGTATCACCTACGTCCTCCGcttcctggagaagctgtgccACAATCTGCGCAGTGACAACCTCTTTGGGAACCAGCCTTTCACTCAGAACAGCCACATGCAGCGCTCACACGAGTACGACCACGACAGGTATCTACCAG ACAGAAGCAGTTCGTTAGACGGCTCTCTGCAGGGACCAGGCCGGGGTACAAAGCGCTTTTCCCAAGATCCCCCTCCATACAGTGCTCCTCTCTCCCCCAAGTTACCAAAGAATGACCGTCACCCTTTGGAAG GTGAAACCTTTGTCCTGGGAGATGGCCTCCCAGGGCCCTTAGAGCCTCGCCTGGACCCCATGGACTCTGCCTTGAACTCTGTCAATTCatccagccacagcaggagctcCAGAGACTTTCGCCTGCCAGGATACAggcacctgcagcagccctctagcctcagccagggcagcacctCTGCCCTGCGCAGGCCTAGCTCTGGGG GGTCCGACAGGTACCTCGGCTCCCGGGACacctcccagctcagcagccGTGACCCCTCGTCCTGGACGGTGGAGGAGGTGATGCAGTTCATCCGTGAGTCAGACCCACAGCTGGGCCCCCACGCTGACCTCTTCCGAAAACAC GAGATCGACGGGAAAGCCCTGCTCTTGCTGCGGAGCGACATGATGATGAAGTACATGGGGCTGAAGCTGGGGCCAGCCCTGAAGCTCACTTACCACATCGACAAGCTAAAGCAAGGCAAGTTCTGA
- the SCMH1 gene encoding polycomb protein SCMH1 isoform X5 — protein MRKPGPQKAIDWKDGKKHKYSRPSESPSQYQGHFTWEKYLKETCAIPAPAHCFKQSYTPPANEFKISMKLEAQDPRNTTSTCIATVVGLTGARLRLRLDGSDNKNDFWRLVDSAEIQPIGNCEKNGGMLQPPLGFRLNASSWPMFLLKTLNGAEMAPVRIFHKEPPSPSQNFFKTGMKLEAVDRKNPHFICPATIGEVRGSEVLITFDGWRGAFDYWCRYDSRDIFPVGWCSLTGDNLQPPGTKVVIPKSPLPASEVNSEKPSMHSSTKTVLGHQQGQRRRKTGKKRGRTTKALIHHPMPTPSKSVEPLKFPRKRGPKPGSKRKPRTLLNPAPTSPTTSTPEPDTSTVPQDAATIPSSAMQAPTAVFDREQHTLNLPAVNSITYVLRFLEKLCHNLRSDNLFGNQPFTQNSHMQRSHEYDHDRYLPDRSSSLDGSLQGPGRGTKRFSQDPPPYSAPLSPKLPKNDRHPLEGETFVLGDGLPGPLEPRLDPMDSALNSVNSSSHSRSSRDFRLPGYRHLQQPSSLSQGSTSALRRPSSGGSDRYLGSRDTSQLSSRDPSSWTVEEVMQFIRESDPQLGPHADLFRKHEIDGKALLLLRSDMMMKYMGLKLGPALKLTYHIDKLKQGKF, from the exons CCATAGACTGGAAAGATGGTAAAAAGCACAAGTACAGCCGCCCGTCAGAGTCTCCCTCCCAGTACCAAG GTCACTTCACCTGGGAGAAGTACCTGAAAGAGACATGtgccatcccagctcctgcccattGTTTCAAGCAG TCTTACACTCCACCTGCAAACGAGTTCAAGATCAGTATGAAGCTGGAGGCCCAGGACCCCCGGAACACCACGTCCACGTGCATCGCCACCGTGGTGGGGCTGACGGGCGCCCGGCTCCGCCTGCGCCTCGACGGCAGCGACAACAAGAACGACTTCTGGAGGCTGGTGGACTCTGCTGAGATCCAGCCCATTGGGAACTGTGAGAAGAATggagggatgctgcagcctccACTGG GCTTCCGGCTGAATGCCTCCTCCTGGCCCATGTTCCTTCTGAAGACTCTGAATGGAGCAGAGATGGCTCCTGTCCGGATTTTTCACAAG GAACCACCATCTCCTTCCCAAAACTTCTTCAAGACAGGTATGAAGCTGGAAGCAGTGGACAGGAAGAACCCTCACTTCATCTGCCCGGCCACCATTGGGGAGGTGAGAGGTTCTGAGGTCCTCATAACATTTGATGGCTGGAGAGGTGCCTTCGATTACTGGTGCCGATATGATTCCCGGGACATCTTTCCCGTAGGCTGGTGTTCGCTGACTGGAGATAATCTGCAGCCCCCTGGTACAAAAG ttgtgaTTCCAAAGAGCCCTTTACCTGCCTCCGAAGTAAACTCGGAGAAACCTAGCATGCACAGTAGCACAAAGACTGTTTTGGGGCATCAACAAGGGCAAAGGCGTCGCAAAACAGGGAAGAAGCGTGGTCGAACGACCAAAGCGCTAATCCACCACCCCATGCCTACACCCTCCAAGTCAGTGGAGCCTTTGAAATTCCCCAGAAAGAGAGGCCCCAAGCCTGGCAGTAAG AGGAAACCTAGGACATTGCTGAACCCAGCACCCACCTCTCCAACAACCAGTACCCCAGAGCCAGACACAAGCACTGTGCCCCAGGACGCTGCTAcaatccccagctctgccatgcAGGCTCCCACAG CTGTGTTTGATCGGGAACAGCACACTCTGAACCTGCCAGCAGTAAACAGTATCACCTACGTCCTCCGcttcctggagaagctgtgccACAATCTGCGCAGTGACAACCTCTTTGGGAACCAGCCTTTCACTCAGAACAGCCACATGCAGCGCTCACACGAGTACGACCACGACAGGTATCTACCAG ACAGAAGCAGTTCGTTAGACGGCTCTCTGCAGGGACCAGGCCGGGGTACAAAGCGCTTTTCCCAAGATCCCCCTCCATACAGTGCTCCTCTCTCCCCCAAGTTACCAAAGAATGACCGTCACCCTTTGGAAG GTGAAACCTTTGTCCTGGGAGATGGCCTCCCAGGGCCCTTAGAGCCTCGCCTGGACCCCATGGACTCTGCCTTGAACTCTGTCAATTCatccagccacagcaggagctcCAGAGACTTTCGCCTGCCAGGATACAggcacctgcagcagccctctagcctcagccagggcagcacctCTGCCCTGCGCAGGCCTAGCTCTGGGG GGTCCGACAGGTACCTCGGCTCCCGGGACacctcccagctcagcagccGTGACCCCTCGTCCTGGACGGTGGAGGAGGTGATGCAGTTCATCCGTGAGTCAGACCCACAGCTGGGCCCCCACGCTGACCTCTTCCGAAAACAC GAGATCGACGGGAAAGCCCTGCTCTTGCTGCGGAGCGACATGATGATGAAGTACATGGGGCTGAAGCTGGGGCCAGCCCTGAAGCTCACTTACCACATCGACAAGCTAAAGCAAGGCAAGTTCTGA